The Geotrypetes seraphini chromosome 6, aGeoSer1.1, whole genome shotgun sequence genome includes a window with the following:
- the VSTM5 gene encoding V-set and transmembrane domain-containing protein 5 isoform X2, which yields MGGERATPNKTKSQLKTALGISLLVPQPIINATAAENILLPVEHSCTGIPAIKWEYMSNWGWGLQNIISWKAGIYVNVSESYDTRVHRYENGSIQLLNVGMKDAGYYVVTVVEELGAPKRGIIILNVYEVLYEDLHFVVVFIAFLAATAAILICFIWVCDKFVHIFWKKLRWLKEQATEDIQLQTIEGESMEEGC from the exons CTCTTGGGATTTCATTGCTCGTTCCACAGCCCATCATAAATGCTACAGCAGCAGAAAATATCTTACTGCCTGTCGAGCATTCCTGCACAGGAATCCCTGCCATTAAATGGGAATACATGTCGAACTGGGGATGGGGACTGCAAAATATTATCTCCTGGAAAGCCGGGATTTATGTCAATGTTTCCGAGAGTTATGACACTAGAGTACATCGCTATGAAAATGGCTCCATACAGCTCCTGAATGTCGGAATGAAAGACGCTGGGTACTATGTTGTCACTGTGGTGGAAGAACTGGGAGCCCCCAAACGTGGCATCATCATACTCAACGTCTATG aggTTCTCTATGAAGACTTGCATTTTGTCGTGGTTTTCATTGCCTTTCTTGCAGCGACGGCGGCAATTCTGATCTGTTTCATTTGGGTTTGCGATAAATTTGTGCACATATTCTGGAAGAAGCTACGATGGCTAAAAG AACAAGCAACTGAAGATATCCAACTGCAAACCATTGAGG GTGAGAGTATGGAGGAAGGTTGCTGA